The proteins below come from a single Benincasa hispida cultivar B227 chromosome 4, ASM972705v1, whole genome shotgun sequence genomic window:
- the LOC120076790 gene encoding cyclin-D4-1-like, translated as MAPSFDLAVSNLLCAEENCIFDNNDDDDETVVEEFVMAPYYLRTRWNRNPHRGGGGDDGLPFMSDECLIEMVEKETHHLPVDGYFMKLQNGELDVGARKEAVDWIQKVSAHFSFGSLCTYLAVNYLDRFLSAYDLPKGKAWTMQLLAVACLSLAAKLEETEVPLSLDLQVGGSKFVFEARTIERMELLVLTTLGWRMQAVTPFSFIDHYLRKIIEDELSIKMLITRSIHLLLNIIQGIDFLEFKPSEIAAAVAISVSGEAQSVDPERAIPLLIQQLQMERVLKCLKLINDMFLICEGGTVKDSRVLITEPRSPSGVLDVTCLSYKSNDTAVGSCANSSHHNSPEATKRRRLNRPCEVEL; from the exons ATGGCTCCTAGTTTTGACCTTGCTGTTTCTAACCTTTTATGTGCTGAAGAGAATTGCATTTTCGACAAtaacgatgatgatgatgaaacaGTAGTTGAGGAGTTTGTGATGGCTCCTTATTATCTTAGAACTCGTTGGAACCGGAACCCTCACCGCGGCGGCGGCGGTGACGATGGGTTGCCGTTTATGAGCGATGAATGTTTGATTGAAATGGTTGAAAAGGAAACCCATCACTTGCCTGTTGATGGGTACTTCATGAAGTTGCAGAACGGCGAGTTGGATGTTGGAGCAAGAAAAGAGGCCGTCGATTGGATTCAAAAG GTAAGTGCTCATTTCAGTTTTGGATCTCTCTGTACATACTTAGCCGTAAACTACTTGGATCGATTCCTCTCCGCTTACGATCTACCC AAAGGCAAAGCATGGACAATGCAGTTGCTTGCTGTGGCATGTTTGTCCCTTGCAGCCAAATTGGAGGAGACTGAAGTCCCCCTCTCTTTGGATTTACAG GTGGGTGGATCAAAATTTGTGTTTGAAGCAAGAACCATTGAAAGAATGGAGCTTTTAGTCTTGACAACATTGGGATGGAGAATGCAAGCAGTTACACCCTTCTCATTTATTGATCATTACCTCCGCAAGATTATCGAGGACGAACTCTCTATCAAAATGTTGATCACCCGATCCATTCATCTACTGTTGAACATAATACAAG GGATTGACTTCTTGGAATTCAAACCTTCTGAAATTGCAGCAGCTGTGGCAATATCAGTATCTGGGGAAGCTCAATCAGTGGACCCTGAGAGAGCAATTCCTCTTCTCATTCAGCAACTCCAAATG GAAAGAGTTCTGAAGTGTCTTAAATTAATCAATGACATGTTCTTAATCTGTGAGGGTGGGACGGTGAAGGACTCGAGAGTGTTGATAACGGAGCCCCGGAGCCCGAGTGGGGTGTTGGACGtgacatgtttaagctataaaagCAATGATACAGCAGTTGGATCATGTGCAAACTCTTCTCATCATAACAGCCCAGAGGCTACAAAGAGGAGGAGACTGAACAGACCCTGCGAAGTGGAGCTATAG